A single region of the Halobacterium wangiae genome encodes:
- the cyoE gene encoding heme o synthase: protein MGVYTLLVVGATTALTGAAESCRSWPTCGGRWFALDSLSLAIVWGHRTAALVTGVLVVTVAVLAWYRGESRRVRAAATTAVVAYPVQVAVGAFTATNGASAALAGAHLALGVGIFAALVLALAWTLEAQTGHLPSAEWEGEPRNDDESAPPVSGPLATPYAYFRLMKPRLMWLLCLVASAGMALAASAAPSATGPALRTTTILGTLGGGVLAIGASGTFNHVLEREKDKKMARTDDRPIATDRIPIRNAIAFGLLLAAASLVAFYSVNALTAVLGLTAIVFYSVIYTLVLKPNTRQSTVIGGAAGALPALIGWAAVTGDVGVAGLALAVVIFLWTPAHFYNLALAYKDDYERGGFPLMPVVSGEATTRKHIVYYLGATLVSAVALAALTDLGALFAGTTVALGAVFLYFAVRLHRERDRSAAMRTFHASNAYLGCLLVAVVLDAMVV, encoded by the coding sequence ATGGGCGTGTACACGCTGCTCGTCGTCGGTGCGACGACTGCGCTGACGGGTGCGGCGGAGTCGTGCCGCTCGTGGCCCACCTGCGGCGGGCGCTGGTTCGCGCTGGATTCGCTGTCGCTGGCCATCGTCTGGGGCCACCGCACCGCCGCCCTCGTCACCGGCGTGCTCGTCGTCACCGTCGCCGTACTCGCGTGGTACCGCGGCGAATCGCGCCGCGTTCGAGCGGCCGCGACGACGGCCGTCGTCGCGTACCCCGTGCAGGTCGCGGTCGGCGCGTTCACCGCGACGAACGGCGCGTCCGCCGCGCTCGCCGGCGCCCACCTGGCGCTGGGAGTCGGCATCTTCGCCGCGCTCGTGCTCGCACTCGCGTGGACGCTGGAGGCCCAGACCGGCCACCTGCCGTCCGCGGAGTGGGAGGGCGAACCCCGCAACGACGACGAGAGTGCGCCACCGGTCTCCGGACCACTCGCGACGCCGTACGCCTACTTCCGGCTGATGAAGCCGCGGCTGATGTGGCTGCTCTGTCTCGTCGCGTCCGCGGGGATGGCGCTGGCCGCCAGCGCTGCGCCGTCTGCCACCGGTCCCGCGCTCCGGACGACGACGATTCTCGGGACGCTCGGCGGCGGTGTGCTCGCCATCGGCGCGTCGGGGACGTTCAACCACGTCCTCGAACGCGAGAAGGACAAGAAGATGGCGCGCACGGACGACCGCCCCATCGCCACCGACCGCATCCCAATCCGGAACGCGATCGCCTTCGGCCTCCTCCTCGCGGCGGCGTCGCTGGTCGCGTTCTACTCGGTGAACGCGCTCACCGCCGTCCTCGGACTCACCGCCATCGTGTTCTACTCGGTGATCTACACGCTCGTGTTGAAACCGAACACCCGCCAGAGCACGGTCATCGGCGGCGCCGCGGGAGCGCTCCCGGCGCTCATCGGGTGGGCGGCCGTCACCGGGGACGTCGGCGTCGCGGGCCTCGCGCTCGCCGTCGTCATCTTCCTGTGGACGCCCGCGCACTTCTACAACCTCGCGCTCGCGTACAAGGACGACTACGAGCGCGGCGGCTTCCCGCTGATGCCGGTCGTGAGCGGCGAGGCTACCACGCGGAAACACATCGTCTACTACCTCGGCGCGACGCTCGTCTCCGCGGTGGCGCTCGCCGCGCTCACCGACCTGGGCGCGCTGTTCGCCGGGACGACGGTCGCACTCGGCGCGGTGTTCCTCTACTTCGCCGTGCGACTGCACCGCGAGCGCGACCGCTCGGCGGCGATGCGCACGTTCCACGCGTCGAACGCCTACCTCGGCTGCCTGCTCGTCGCAGTCGTCCTCGACGCGATGGTGGTCTGA
- a CDS encoding DUF7546 family protein, which produces MASANVSVSRFRPDRSTLLYAALLLNGELALVLLYFALSSSVPTDPVFLAYPFVWVNAAIWGVSKVDLPDAPRDHRLAALGVGVAYFLLLAGVGGLFMFHGAGLGTRIAWLSPGWGPTLVYSGTAVTMSLYPFKVIGYAALAYLVSATVLDAARTGVAGLLGVFSCVSCTWPVAATVFTGAFGSASAVATLAQNEPYGLSTAVFVSSVLLLVWRPTR; this is translated from the coding sequence ATGGCGTCGGCGAACGTCTCCGTCTCCCGGTTCCGCCCCGACCGCAGCACACTGCTGTACGCCGCGCTCCTCCTGAACGGCGAACTCGCGCTCGTCCTGTTGTACTTCGCGCTGTCCAGTTCGGTGCCGACCGACCCCGTGTTCCTGGCGTACCCGTTCGTCTGGGTCAACGCCGCCATCTGGGGCGTCTCGAAGGTCGACCTGCCGGACGCGCCGCGCGACCACCGCCTCGCCGCGCTCGGCGTCGGCGTCGCGTACTTCCTGTTGCTCGCTGGCGTGGGCGGCCTGTTCATGTTCCACGGTGCCGGACTCGGCACGCGCATCGCGTGGCTCTCCCCCGGTTGGGGGCCGACACTGGTCTACAGCGGGACGGCGGTGACGATGAGCCTCTACCCGTTCAAGGTGATCGGCTACGCGGCGCTCGCCTACCTCGTCTCGGCGACAGTGCTCGACGCCGCGCGCACGGGCGTCGCCGGCCTGCTCGGGGTGTTCTCCTGTGTCAGTTGCACGTGGCCCGTCGCCGCGACCGTGTTCACGGGCGCGTTCGGGAGCGCGTCAGCAGTCGCCACCCTCGCGCAGAACGAACCGTACGGCCTCTCGACGGCCGTCTTCGTCTCCTCGGTGCTGCTGCTGGTGTGGCGGCCAACGCGGTAG
- a CDS encoding M14 family metallopeptidase produces the protein MTDDTPRLNRRSVLKTTGALGVAGLTGVGATSAAARNDHPKYVPRGPWPGDLQAINLNGLHTNDQLARELTKIDRQSDRLDLRQIGESAGRGDPIWEAQVGDGDTSIHLITQIHGDEPVGTEVALKVVRELALGESQRVERLLDELSFTIVPRVNPDGAMFEYDIDDDGREEWVARRYNTQEWESGDSRNEPWYHYYYPEGYTPGYDMNRDFNIRPPSEFDPREDDEAGWWTESDGYWYMDMPYEGYTLPNVGLRMTPEVRAVTRSYLEADPDYAITHHHMGANLKPGTGGPGGKPPKQTVMAVMAQYGPSYFDRSPFQFPGAEEIDLTNPFVDEETSTRSIQLNALVTNALAERGDSVFDSITRYGYYPLWGSYLDALTPNTDAAGMLYEVAYQSDMIGHMKLGQAMQATKVGFLESFDAIAEGTLSDVDVEDYFDVPLTGESLDNPHLQQPPR, from the coding sequence ATGACCGACGACACGCCTCGACTGAACCGACGCAGCGTCCTCAAGACGACCGGCGCGCTCGGCGTCGCGGGTCTCACCGGAGTCGGCGCGACGAGCGCGGCCGCACGGAACGACCACCCGAAGTACGTCCCGCGGGGGCCGTGGCCCGGCGACCTCCAGGCCATCAACCTCAACGGCCTCCACACCAACGACCAGCTCGCGCGGGAACTCACCAAGATCGACCGCCAGAGCGACCGCCTCGACCTCCGGCAGATCGGGGAGTCGGCGGGCCGCGGCGACCCCATCTGGGAGGCCCAGGTCGGCGACGGCGACACGAGCATCCACCTCATCACGCAGATCCACGGTGACGAACCGGTCGGCACCGAGGTCGCGCTGAAGGTCGTCCGGGAACTCGCACTCGGCGAGTCCCAGCGCGTCGAGCGCCTCCTCGACGAACTCTCGTTCACCATCGTGCCGCGGGTGAACCCCGACGGCGCGATGTTCGAGTACGACATCGACGACGACGGCCGCGAGGAGTGGGTCGCGCGGCGGTACAACACCCAGGAGTGGGAGTCCGGTGACTCCCGTAACGAACCGTGGTACCACTACTACTACCCCGAGGGGTACACGCCGGGCTACGACATGAACCGCGACTTCAACATCCGGCCGCCGAGCGAGTTCGACCCGCGGGAGGACGACGAAGCGGGCTGGTGGACGGAGTCCGACGGCTACTGGTACATGGACATGCCCTACGAGGGGTACACGCTCCCGAACGTCGGCCTCCGGATGACCCCCGAGGTGCGCGCCGTGACGCGGTCGTACCTCGAGGCCGACCCGGACTACGCCATCACGCACCACCACATGGGCGCGAACCTCAAGCCCGGGACGGGCGGCCCTGGCGGCAAGCCGCCGAAACAGACCGTCATGGCGGTGATGGCGCAGTACGGGCCGTCGTACTTCGACCGGTCACCGTTCCAGTTCCCGGGCGCCGAGGAGATCGACCTCACCAACCCGTTCGTCGACGAGGAGACGAGCACGCGCTCCATCCAGTTGAACGCGCTCGTCACGAACGCGCTCGCCGAGCGCGGCGACAGCGTCTTCGACAGCATCACGCGGTACGGCTACTACCCGCTGTGGGGGTCGTACCTCGACGCGCTCACACCGAACACGGACGCGGCGGGGATGCTGTACGAGGTCGCCTACCAGTCGGACATGATCGGCCACATGAAACTCGGGCAGGCGATGCAGGCGACGAAGGTCGGGTTCCTCGAGTCCTTCGACGCAATCGCCGAGGGCACCCTGTCGGACGTCGACGTCGAGGACTACTTCGACGTCCCGCTGACCGGCGAGAGCCTCGACAACCCGCACCTCCAGCAGCCACCGCGCTGA
- a CDS encoding ABC transporter ATP-binding protein, translating into MDPVLVAENVVKRYGDAAALAGVSLTVGEGEVFALVGPNGAGKTTLVRCLTGTTTPDDGEVRLLGTDPRAARKQRVGLLPQDFSPPDRLTAGELVGYYAGLYDDPRDPAAVLREVGLDPEDDTWYGDLSGGQKRRACVAAALVNDPDVLFLDEPTTAVDPAGRRALWSVFEDLAAGGTTILLTTHDMAEAERLADRVALLSNGDVAATGTPGELVAAHGGPTRLVVDTDAEALPGFDPDVTDEGLVFADVAPEDIGDVVTALDAAGVDFEALSWREPTLEDAYLKLAGDVEHAGADGTVEVRR; encoded by the coding sequence ATGGACCCGGTACTCGTCGCCGAGAACGTCGTCAAGCGGTACGGCGACGCCGCGGCGCTCGCGGGCGTCTCCCTCACCGTCGGCGAGGGCGAGGTGTTCGCGCTCGTCGGCCCGAACGGCGCCGGCAAGACGACGCTCGTGCGCTGCCTGACGGGCACGACGACGCCCGACGACGGCGAGGTGCGCCTGCTCGGCACCGACCCGAGAGCCGCGCGCAAGCAGCGCGTCGGCCTCCTGCCGCAGGACTTCTCGCCGCCGGACCGCCTCACCGCGGGCGAACTCGTCGGCTACTACGCGGGCCTCTACGACGACCCCCGCGACCCGGCGGCCGTCCTCCGCGAGGTCGGCCTGGACCCGGAGGACGACACGTGGTACGGCGACCTCTCGGGCGGCCAGAAGCGCCGTGCGTGCGTCGCCGCGGCGCTCGTCAACGACCCGGACGTGCTGTTCCTCGACGAACCGACGACGGCCGTCGACCCTGCGGGCCGGCGCGCGCTCTGGTCCGTGTTCGAGGACCTCGCCGCGGGCGGCACCACCATACTGCTCACTACCCACGACATGGCGGAGGCCGAACGGCTCGCGGACCGCGTCGCCCTGCTCTCGAACGGCGACGTCGCGGCTACCGGTACTCCTGGTGAACTCGTCGCCGCACACGGCGGACCGACGCGGCTGGTCGTCGACACCGACGCCGAGGCCCTGCCCGGGTTCGACCCGGACGTGACCGACGAGGGGCTGGTGTTCGCGGACGTCGCGCCCGAGGACATCGGTGACGTCGTGACCGCCCTCGACGCCGCGGGCGTCGACTTCGAGGCGCTGTCCTGGCGCGAACCGACTCTCGAAGACGCCTACCTCAAACTCGCCGGTGACGTCGAGCACGCGGGCGCAGACGGGACCGTGGAGGTGCGTCGATGA
- a CDS encoding ABC transporter permease, whose protein sequence is MSRARRIAAEAKGTYRTFVRRRTAVFFTFFFPVLLIVIFAGLVRTQSGSGGLFSEPTGYYVPAYLATVVLFTPLSRVGSTVARHREGNRFEKLATTPLTRAEWLAAQTLVNVALIAAASAVLLVALKLTGAEFALSPWLAFFVPVASVVFCGIGAVLGSIADGQDGAIAMSNGVALPLLFLSETFVQPELFPEWFLPVVDFSPLTYFARGVRAATYSGGDVVTNAAVIAVLAVVAFAVGAVLIPWTE, encoded by the coding sequence ATGAGTCGCGCGCGTCGAATCGCCGCCGAGGCGAAGGGGACGTACCGGACGTTCGTCCGGCGGCGTACTGCCGTGTTCTTCACGTTCTTCTTCCCCGTCCTGCTCATCGTCATCTTCGCTGGCCTCGTCCGCACGCAGTCCGGGAGCGGCGGCCTGTTCTCGGAGCCAACGGGCTACTACGTCCCCGCGTACCTGGCGACGGTGGTGCTGTTCACACCGCTGTCCCGCGTCGGCAGCACCGTCGCGCGCCACCGCGAGGGCAACCGCTTCGAGAAACTCGCGACGACGCCGCTCACGCGGGCGGAGTGGCTGGCCGCGCAGACGCTCGTCAACGTCGCGCTCATCGCCGCGGCGTCGGCGGTCCTCCTGGTCGCACTGAAACTCACCGGCGCCGAGTTCGCGCTCTCGCCGTGGCTCGCGTTCTTCGTCCCCGTCGCCTCGGTCGTGTTCTGTGGCATCGGGGCGGTGCTCGGCAGCATCGCGGACGGCCAGGACGGCGCCATCGCGATGAGCAACGGCGTCGCGCTCCCCCTCCTCTTCCTCTCGGAGACGTTCGTCCAGCCGGAACTGTTCCCGGAGTGGTTCCTGCCGGTCGTCGACTTCTCGCCGCTGACGTACTTCGCCCGGGGTGTCCGCGCCGCGACGTACTCCGGTGGCGACGTGGTGACGAACGCCGCCGTAATCGCGGTTCTCGCCGTCGTGGCGTTCGCAGTCGGCGCCGTACTGATTCCGTGGACGGAGTAG
- a CDS encoding PH domain-containing protein yields the protein MGLFGSDDAEEPEIIAAARGEEVTEKNLLKEKRGRMMRNLEDAAPVDYLDDGEQPHYVFHNASKGLTIERPEDEFTTKPQGKYHAFAVISDRCIRFLVGQSDGNEEVVVAYDDVDGARYATGMMKNKLFVDTADREYVFPLSGDTSEDELDGATTYIEERAANADGQDTTSTDVPPSVEGGDAASDEDSAEETGDASEDPVAKADAREDPSEEAPEIIAHALGESVSEETLLSEKRGRFIDNLNGALPVDYLEEGEQPHYILNNGGDGIVIELPDEEFEISTDEQYSGIALVTDRCIRFLVGQSDGNEETVVGYGDVEGARWESNMMSNTLFVDCGERAYRLPFSGPDKAECDAVVAYIEDRAQAVEEGVAGNGPGDAAAVESSSQLDVSEELVEAAEGTGVTLERLQWYDGVVADALREGEQPHYIVKGYPKTSIEVQQGDDVKQKGMSGGLLKSVKQGVGKKRGNITVVTDQRVIGLMPYLSGTETYSIPYDSLDSVSTTKKTLKTGLKFDSGGKTYFFEVHPKETKQMAEVAEFVRTRRRDYAQQSQPPAEASESDPMEKLEKLKDLHENGVIDDDEFEEKKADLLDQI from the coding sequence ATGGGTCTGTTCGGAAGCGACGACGCGGAGGAACCCGAGATTATCGCTGCCGCCCGGGGCGAAGAGGTCACCGAGAAGAACCTCCTGAAAGAGAAGCGTGGCCGGATGATGCGGAACCTCGAGGACGCCGCGCCGGTCGACTATCTCGACGACGGCGAACAACCCCACTACGTTTTCCACAACGCGTCGAAGGGGCTCACTATCGAACGCCCCGAAGACGAGTTCACGACGAAACCGCAGGGGAAGTACCACGCGTTCGCCGTTATTAGCGATCGGTGCATTCGATTCCTAGTCGGCCAGTCCGACGGGAACGAGGAAGTCGTCGTGGCCTACGACGACGTCGACGGCGCGAGGTACGCGACGGGAATGATGAAGAACAAGCTGTTCGTCGACACCGCCGACCGAGAGTACGTCTTCCCGCTCAGCGGCGACACCAGCGAGGACGAACTCGACGGTGCGACGACGTACATCGAGGAGCGCGCGGCGAACGCGGACGGGCAGGACACCACGAGCACCGACGTGCCACCGTCGGTCGAAGGCGGTGACGCAGCGTCAGACGAGGACTCAGCGGAGGAGACCGGCGATGCGTCGGAGGACCCCGTTGCCAAAGCAGACGCGAGAGAGGACCCAAGTGAAGAGGCCCCCGAAATCATCGCGCACGCGCTCGGTGAGTCCGTCTCGGAGGAGACCCTTCTCTCCGAGAAGCGGGGTCGGTTCATCGACAACCTGAACGGTGCGCTCCCAGTGGACTACCTCGAAGAGGGCGAACAGCCACACTACATCCTCAACAACGGAGGCGACGGGATAGTCATCGAGTTGCCAGACGAAGAGTTCGAGATATCGACCGACGAGCAGTACAGTGGCATCGCCCTAGTCACCGACCGATGCATCAGGTTCCTGGTCGGCCAGTCCGACGGGAACGAAGAGACCGTCGTGGGATACGGCGACGTCGAGGGCGCCAGGTGGGAGTCGAACATGATGTCGAACACGCTGTTCGTCGACTGCGGGGAGCGCGCGTACCGGCTGCCCTTCAGCGGACCCGACAAGGCAGAGTGCGATGCCGTCGTGGCGTACATCGAGGACCGCGCGCAGGCAGTCGAGGAGGGAGTGGCGGGTAACGGTCCGGGCGACGCCGCCGCCGTCGAGTCCTCGTCACAACTCGACGTCAGCGAAGAACTGGTCGAAGCGGCCGAGGGGACCGGAGTGACACTCGAGCGTCTCCAGTGGTACGACGGCGTCGTCGCGGACGCGTTACGCGAGGGCGAACAGCCCCACTACATTGTGAAGGGGTATCCGAAGACATCGATCGAGGTTCAGCAGGGCGACGACGTGAAACAGAAGGGGATGTCGGGAGGACTGCTGAAGTCCGTGAAGCAGGGCGTCGGAAAGAAGCGGGGGAACATCACTGTCGTCACGGACCAGCGCGTCATCGGTCTGATGCCGTACCTGAGTGGGACGGAGACGTATAGCATCCCGTACGACTCCCTCGACAGCGTCTCGACCACGAAGAAGACGTTGAAGACCGGACTCAAATTCGACTCCGGCGGGAAGACGTACTTCTTCGAGGTACACCCGAAGGAGACGAAGCAGATGGCCGAGGTCGCGGAGTTCGTCCGGACGCGCCGCCGCGACTACGCTCAGCAGTCACAGCCGCCTGCCGAGGCGAGCGAGAGCGACCCGATGGAGAAACTGGAGAAACTCAAGGACCTCCACGAGAACGGCGTCATCGACGACGACGAGTTCGAGGAGAAGAAGGCCGACCTCCTCGACCAAATTTAG